In a single window of the Pedococcus dokdonensis genome:
- a CDS encoding DNA gyrase/topoisomerase IV subunit B, protein MATATTAKKAATTKSTSDYSAHHLQVLEGLEAVRKRPGMYIGSTDGRGLMHCLWEIIDNAVDEALAGVCDRIEVVLYRDGSVEVRDNGRGIPVDIEPRTGLTGVEVVFTKLHAGGKFGGGSYTASGGLHGVGASVVNAVSARLDVEVDRGGKTYAMSFRRGEPGYFPDVATDDKAPDHAFTPYERSSELAVVGKTKRGVTGSRIRYWADDQIFLKDAEFDYDGLVARARQTSFLIPGLTLVIRDERRKPGTAGESATHVETLVHDGGISEFAEFLAPDAPVTDVWRLQGSGTFTETVPVLDANGHMTPTAVDRECAVDVAVRWGTGYDAKVSSFVNIISTPKGGTHLAGFEQALLKVFRKQLEVNSRRLKVGSDKPEKDDVLAGLTAVVTVRLAEPQFEGQTKEVLGTNAVRAIVARVVEQELTARITSTKRGEKAQAALLLEKVVSEMKSRISARLHKETQRRKNALETSSLPAKLADCRSTDVEKSELFIVEGDSALGTAKLARSSDYQALLPIRGKILNVQKASVSDMLKNAECAAIIQVIGAGSGRSFDLDVARYGKVIIMTDADVDGAHIRTLLLTLFFRYMRPLVEAGRVYAAVPPLHRIEVINAGSKKNDLIYTYSEKEMRTTVASLGKRGKNIKQPLQRYKGLGEMDADQLAETTMDPRHRTLRKVTLRDAEAAERVFELLMGNDVAPRKDFIVDSAAGLDRERIDA, encoded by the coding sequence TTGGCCACCGCCACCACCGCCAAGAAGGCCGCGACCACCAAGTCGACGTCCGACTACAGCGCGCACCACCTGCAGGTCCTCGAAGGGCTCGAGGCCGTGCGCAAGCGCCCCGGCATGTACATCGGGTCGACCGACGGCCGCGGGTTGATGCACTGCCTCTGGGAGATCATCGACAACGCGGTCGACGAGGCCCTGGCCGGTGTCTGCGACCGCATCGAGGTGGTCCTCTATCGCGACGGGTCGGTGGAGGTCCGCGACAACGGCCGCGGCATCCCGGTCGACATCGAGCCGCGGACCGGTCTCACGGGTGTCGAGGTGGTCTTCACCAAGCTGCACGCGGGTGGCAAGTTCGGCGGCGGCTCCTACACGGCCTCCGGTGGACTGCACGGCGTGGGTGCCTCGGTCGTCAACGCGGTGTCGGCGCGGCTGGACGTCGAGGTCGACCGCGGGGGCAAGACCTATGCGATGAGCTTCCGGCGCGGCGAGCCCGGCTACTTCCCCGACGTCGCGACCGACGACAAGGCACCCGACCACGCCTTCACCCCCTACGAGCGCTCCAGCGAGCTGGCCGTGGTGGGCAAGACCAAGCGAGGCGTCACCGGCAGCCGGATCCGCTACTGGGCCGACGACCAGATCTTCCTCAAGGACGCCGAGTTCGACTACGACGGGCTCGTGGCCCGGGCCCGCCAGACCTCGTTCCTCATCCCCGGCCTGACCCTGGTCATCCGCGACGAGCGCCGCAAGCCGGGCACGGCAGGCGAGTCCGCGACGCACGTCGAGACCCTCGTGCACGACGGGGGCATCTCCGAGTTCGCCGAGTTCCTCGCCCCCGACGCCCCGGTCACCGACGTCTGGCGTCTGCAGGGGAGCGGCACGTTCACCGAGACGGTCCCCGTGCTCGACGCGAACGGCCACATGACGCCGACCGCCGTCGACCGCGAGTGCGCCGTCGACGTGGCGGTGCGCTGGGGCACCGGCTACGACGCCAAGGTCAGCTCCTTCGTCAACATCATCTCCACGCCCAAGGGCGGCACGCACCTGGCCGGGTTCGAGCAGGCGCTGTTGAAGGTGTTCCGCAAGCAGCTCGAGGTGAACAGCCGGCGGCTCAAGGTCGGCAGCGACAAGCCGGAGAAGGACGACGTCCTGGCCGGGCTGACCGCGGTCGTCACGGTGCGCCTGGCCGAGCCGCAGTTCGAGGGCCAGACCAAGGAGGTGCTGGGCACCAACGCCGTCCGCGCCATCGTGGCCAGGGTGGTCGAGCAGGAGCTGACCGCGCGGATCACCTCGACCAAGCGCGGCGAGAAGGCCCAGGCCGCGCTGCTCCTGGAGAAGGTCGTCTCCGAGATGAAGTCGCGGATCAGCGCGCGGCTGCACAAGGAGACCCAGCGCCGCAAGAACGCGCTCGAGACGAGCAGCCTGCCGGCCAAGCTGGCCGACTGCCGGTCCACCGACGTCGAGAAGTCGGAGCTGTTCATCGTCGAGGGCGACAGCGCGCTGGGCACCGCAAAGCTCGCGCGCTCGAGTGACTACCAGGCGCTGCTGCCGATCCGCGGCAAGATCCTCAACGTCCAGAAGGCGTCGGTCTCCGACATGCTCAAGAACGCCGAGTGCGCCGCGATCATCCAGGTGATCGGGGCCGGCTCCGGGCGGTCCTTCGACCTCGATGTCGCCCGCTACGGCAAGGTCATCATCATGACCGACGCCGACGTCGACGGCGCCCACATCCGCACGCTGCTGCTCACCTTGTTCTTCCGCTACATGCGTCCGCTCGTCGAGGCCGGCCGGGTGTATGCCGCCGTGCCCCCGTTGCACCGCATCGAGGTCATCAACGCGGGTTCGAAGAAGAACGACCTGATCTACACCTACTCCGAGAAGGAGATGCGCACCACGGTCGCCTCGCTCGGCAAGCGGGGCAAGAACATCAAGCAGCCGCTGCAGCGCTACAAGGGCCTCGGTGAGATGGACGCCGACCAGCTGGCCGAGACCACGATGGACCCGCGGCACCGCACGCTGCGCAAGGTCACCTTGCGCGACGCCGAGGCCGCCGAGCGCGTCTTCGAGCTCCTGATGGGCAACGACGTCGCTCCCCGCAAGGACTTCATCGTCGACTCCGCGGCCGGCCTGGACCGCGAGCGGATCGACGCCTGA
- a CDS encoding APC family permease, producing the protein MSAVAEADTGETETELKRVMGPKLLLLFIVGDILGTGVYALTGEVASEVGGAAWAPFIVAFGIAMITAFSYLELVTKYPQAAGAALYTHKAFGVHFLTFIVCFTVMCSGITSASTASRAFASNLATGFGLDKGNTNLVMFIALGFMLLVAAVNFRGVGESVKANIVLTLVELSGLLLVILVGFFAIFEGKTDFSRTMVFDSPSDKNAFLAVTAATSLAFFAMVGFEDSVNMAEETKDPVKIFPKMMITGISITGVIYVLVALFAVAIVPVGELGESETPLVTVVEKAAPSIPIDDLLPFISMFAVANSALINMLMASRLLYGMARQEVLPPFLGRVHRGRRTPWVAILFTTAIAFGLIILVTKQSGSNVIGALGGTTALLLLGVFTIVNICVLVLRKDTIDRRHFVTPTVLPILGAALCFFFVTPLTGRDTIQYKIAGWLLALGVVLWAITWFANRALRAKKTYLRDPEELAEHEGGVN; encoded by the coding sequence ATGAGCGCTGTCGCCGAAGCCGACACGGGGGAGACCGAGACCGAGCTCAAGCGGGTGATGGGACCCAAGCTCCTGCTGCTGTTCATCGTCGGCGACATCCTGGGAACGGGGGTGTACGCCCTGACCGGTGAGGTGGCCAGCGAGGTCGGGGGAGCGGCCTGGGCGCCGTTCATCGTGGCCTTCGGCATCGCCATGATCACGGCCTTCTCGTACCTCGAGCTGGTCACGAAGTACCCGCAGGCGGCCGGCGCGGCGCTCTACACGCACAAGGCGTTCGGGGTGCACTTCCTGACCTTCATCGTGTGCTTCACCGTGATGTGCTCCGGCATCACGAGCGCCTCGACCGCCTCCCGGGCCTTCGCGTCCAACCTCGCGACCGGGTTCGGGCTGGACAAGGGCAACACCAACCTCGTGATGTTCATCGCCCTCGGGTTCATGCTGCTCGTCGCGGCGGTCAACTTCCGGGGTGTCGGCGAGAGCGTCAAGGCCAACATCGTCCTGACCCTGGTCGAGCTGTCCGGTCTGCTCCTCGTGATCCTGGTCGGCTTCTTCGCGATCTTCGAGGGGAAGACCGACTTCTCCCGCACCATGGTCTTCGACAGCCCCAGCGACAAGAACGCCTTCCTGGCCGTCACCGCAGCCACGTCACTGGCCTTCTTCGCGATGGTGGGCTTCGAGGACTCGGTCAACATGGCCGAGGAGACCAAGGACCCGGTCAAGATCTTCCCGAAGATGATGATCACCGGCATCAGCATCACCGGGGTCATCTACGTCCTGGTCGCCCTGTTCGCAGTCGCGATCGTGCCGGTGGGCGAGCTGGGTGAGAGCGAGACCCCGCTCGTGACGGTCGTCGAGAAGGCCGCGCCCTCGATCCCGATCGACGACCTGCTGCCGTTCATCTCGATGTTCGCGGTGGCCAACTCGGCGCTGATCAACATGCTGATGGCGAGTCGGCTGCTCTACGGCATGGCCAGGCAGGAGGTCCTGCCGCCGTTCCTCGGCCGGGTGCACCGAGGTCGCCGGACGCCCTGGGTCGCGATCCTGTTCACGACCGCCATCGCGTTCGGGCTGATCATCCTGGTGACCAAGCAGAGCGGCAGCAACGTCATCGGCGCCCTGGGTGGCACGACCGCCCTCTTGCTGCTCGGCGTCTTCACCATCGTCAACATCTGCGTCCTCGTGCTGCGCAAGGACACCATCGACCGACGACACTTCGTCACGCCCACGGTGCTGCCGATCCTCGGAGCGGCGCTCTGCTTCTTCTTCGTCACGCCGCTCACCGGACGCGACACGATCCAGTACAAGATCGCCGGTTGGCTGCTCGCCCTCGGCGTGGTCCTGTGGGCCATCACCTGGTTCGCGAACCGCGCACTGCGGGCGAAGAAGACCTACCTGCGAGACCCCGAGGAGCTGGCCGAGCACGAGGGCGGGGTCAACTAG
- a CDS encoding LacI family DNA-binding transcriptional regulator, translated as MTTIGDVAKAAGVSVATVSRALRGVDRVSPHTRDRVLAAASELHYVASPAATSLVSGRTRGVGVITPYFNRWFFATVVSGIEKVLREDGYHVLLCDLEGHTFDTRLPITQTMLWKRADGAIILNVPPVPSERSVLDRLGLPVVTVGNRQPGWPSVRIDDGAAMALATRYVVDLGHRDIGYAGTVPASITHLQTPYDRREAFTKVLSDHGLVCPPEWTLECDWTAAGAAEHADRLFAQRDFPTCVVAASDEMAFGVMSAARRHGLRVPEDVSVIGIDDHVHAEIFDLTTVRQDVEAQGRRAGQIMLDALRSRAGDVVVDDVLDVELVVRGSTGPPRRAGGGQRTKESVVVA; from the coding sequence ATGACGACCATCGGCGACGTGGCCAAGGCCGCGGGCGTGTCGGTGGCGACCGTGTCCCGGGCGCTGCGCGGCGTCGACCGGGTCAGCCCCCACACCCGTGACCGGGTGCTCGCCGCAGCGAGCGAGCTGCACTATGTCGCCTCCCCCGCCGCCACCAGCCTGGTGTCCGGGCGCACCCGCGGCGTGGGGGTGATCACCCCCTACTTCAACCGGTGGTTCTTCGCCACGGTCGTGAGCGGCATCGAGAAGGTCCTGCGTGAGGACGGCTACCACGTCCTGCTCTGCGACCTCGAGGGCCACACCTTCGACACGCGGCTGCCGATCACCCAGACCATGCTCTGGAAGCGGGCCGACGGCGCGATCATCCTCAACGTGCCGCCGGTGCCCAGCGAGCGCTCGGTCCTCGACCGCCTCGGCCTGCCGGTGGTGACGGTCGGCAACCGCCAGCCCGGCTGGCCGTCGGTGCGGATCGACGACGGAGCCGCCATGGCCCTCGCCACGCGGTACGTCGTCGACCTGGGGCACCGGGACATCGGCTACGCGGGCACGGTCCCGGCCTCGATCACGCACCTGCAGACGCCCTACGACCGGCGTGAGGCCTTCACGAAGGTGCTGTCCGACCACGGGCTGGTCTGTCCTCCCGAGTGGACCCTGGAGTGCGACTGGACGGCGGCGGGGGCCGCGGAGCACGCCGACCGCCTGTTCGCGCAGCGTGACTTCCCGACCTGCGTCGTCGCGGCCTCCGACGAGATGGCCTTCGGGGTGATGAGCGCTGCCCGGCGGCACGGGCTGCGGGTCCCGGAGGACGTCTCGGTCATCGGGATCGACGACCACGTCCACGCGGAGATCTTCGACCTCACGACGGTGCGCCAGGACGTCGAGGCGCAGGGCCGCCGGGCCGGCCAGATCATGCTCGACGCACTGCGCAGTCGCGCCGGTGACGTCGTCGTGGACGACGTGCTGGACGTCGAGCTCGTCGTGCGGGGGTCCACCGGCCCGCCGCGGCGGGCCGGTGGGGGGCAACGGACGAAGGAGTCCGTCGTCGTCGCCTGA
- a CDS encoding carbohydrate ABC transporter permease, whose translation MSTSTTTAAPPASGRTEAQEIHFKSDRNAKIRMYLGLAAIVIWGLAPFYWMIVTAFRDVGYTFDNSPWPTHVTLDNFRTAFSTERGNHFGAALWHSVIIGIVTTVVAMVVGVFASYALARLHFPGKYIVLGIILGSSMFPGVALVSPLFQMFSDWGWLTGANYQALIIPNISFALPLTIYTLTAFLAEMPWELEESARIDGCTPGQAFRKIMIPLAAPGLFTTAILAFIASWNEFLLAAQFSTPATQTVTVAIAQFTGAQPRQEPYTAVMAAGTIVTVPLIIMVLIFQRKIVSGLTAGGVKG comes from the coding sequence ATGAGCACCTCGACCACCACGGCCGCTCCTCCGGCCTCGGGGCGCACCGAGGCCCAGGAGATCCACTTCAAGAGCGACCGCAACGCGAAGATCCGGATGTACCTCGGCCTCGCTGCGATCGTCATCTGGGGTCTGGCCCCGTTCTACTGGATGATCGTCACGGCCTTCCGCGACGTCGGCTACACCTTCGACAACAGCCCGTGGCCCACCCACGTGACGCTCGACAACTTCCGCACGGCCTTCTCCACGGAGCGCGGCAACCACTTCGGTGCGGCGCTGTGGCACTCGGTCATCATCGGCATCGTGACGACCGTCGTGGCCATGGTCGTCGGGGTGTTCGCGTCGTACGCGCTGGCCCGGCTGCACTTCCCGGGCAAGTACATCGTCCTCGGCATCATCCTGGGCTCGTCGATGTTCCCGGGCGTCGCCCTGGTCTCGCCGCTGTTCCAGATGTTCTCCGACTGGGGCTGGCTCACCGGCGCCAACTACCAGGCACTGATCATCCCGAACATCTCCTTCGCGCTACCACTCACGATCTACACCCTCACAGCCTTCCTGGCCGAGATGCCATGGGAGCTCGAGGAATCCGCGCGGATCGACGGGTGCACGCCGGGGCAGGCGTTCCGCAAGATCATGATCCCGCTGGCCGCACCCGGCCTGTTCACCACGGCGATCCTGGCCTTCATCGCGAGCTGGAACGAGTTCCTCCTGGCGGCGCAGTTCTCGACGCCGGCGACCCAGACGGTCACGGTGGCCATCGCCCAGTTCACCGGCGCCCAGCCCCGTCAGGAGCCCTACACGGCGGTCATGGCCGCCGGAACGATCGTGACGGTGCCGCTGATCATCATGGTGCTGATCTTCCAGCGCAAGATCGTCTCCGGCCTGACCGCCGGCGGCGTGAAGGGCTAG
- a CDS encoding carbohydrate ABC transporter permease: MSAATTTAPQASGKKPKKSKGLNAGQGRQGLLLVAPTIAFLTLIIIYPLVKAIQLSFGKDQGLDPATGLFVEGGNAGLSNYTHWLLQKCGEVDCPPGTLGAQFYDALWVTLFFTVVSVVVEVLLGMWFAMIMNRDFKGRALVRAAILIPWAIPTAVTAKLWFFIFAYDGIANTLLGFLGVSPQLWTSDPWAAKFAIIIADVWKTTPFMALLILAGLQLIPSDVYEAAEIDGASKVQTFLRITLPLVKVPLMVAVLFRTLDVLRIYDLPAILTQGAGGTTSLSMLVIKQIRSGFHSASALSTIVFLLIAFTAFLFIKFGGADVIQKPPEKAKPKKDPDAQTGNPVAANATSTGA, encoded by the coding sequence ATGAGCGCAGCCACGACAACCGCACCCCAAGCGAGCGGTAAGAAGCCGAAGAAGAGCAAGGGGCTCAACGCGGGACAAGGCCGTCAGGGCCTCCTCCTGGTGGCCCCCACCATCGCCTTCCTGACCCTGATCATCATCTACCCGCTGGTCAAGGCGATCCAGCTGTCCTTCGGCAAGGACCAGGGCCTCGATCCGGCCACCGGGTTGTTCGTCGAGGGCGGCAACGCGGGCCTGTCGAACTACACCCACTGGTTGCTCCAGAAGTGTGGTGAGGTCGACTGTCCCCCCGGCACCCTCGGCGCACAGTTCTACGACGCCCTCTGGGTGACCCTCTTCTTCACGGTCGTCAGCGTCGTCGTCGAGGTGCTGCTCGGCATGTGGTTCGCGATGATCATGAACCGCGACTTCAAGGGTCGCGCCCTGGTTCGCGCGGCCATCCTCATCCCCTGGGCCATCCCGACCGCCGTGACGGCCAAGCTCTGGTTCTTCATCTTCGCCTACGACGGCATCGCCAACACCCTGCTGGGTTTCCTGGGCGTCTCGCCCCAGCTGTGGACCAGCGACCCGTGGGCGGCCAAGTTCGCGATCATCATCGCCGACGTCTGGAAGACCACCCCGTTCATGGCCCTGCTGATCCTCGCCGGGCTCCAGCTGATCCCCTCGGACGTCTACGAGGCAGCCGAGATCGATGGCGCCAGCAAGGTCCAGACCTTCCTGCGGATCACCCTCCCGCTCGTCAAGGTGCCGTTGATGGTCGCCGTGCTGTTCCGCACCCTCGACGTGCTGCGCATCTACGACCTCCCAGCCATCCTCACCCAAGGCGCCGGCGGCACGACCTCGTTGTCCATGCTGGTCATCAAACAGATCCGCAGCGGCTTCCACAGCGCCTCCGCGCTCTCGACGATCGTGTTCCTGCTGATCGCCTTCACCGCCTTCCTGTTCATCAAGTTCGGTGGGGCCGACGTGATCCAGAAGCCGCCGGAGAAGGCCAAGCCGAAGAAGGACCCCGACGCCCAGACCGGCAACCCGGTCGCCGCCAACGCCACCTCGACAGGAGCCTGA
- a CDS encoding ABC transporter substrate-binding protein — protein MHKRRTLTVMAGAVAVALVASACGGDDGGNDPAASGATGRGPITYVQGKDNSGLLAPQAERWNAAHPNEKVTIKEQSDQADQQHDDLVQHFQAKDPSYDVVSVDVVWVAEFAAKGWLTPLKDNFKLDTTGFIEPPVKASTYNKTLFAAPTSSDGAMLYYRSDLVKTPPKTIDEMWSMCSIAKQNGMDCFAGQFAKYEGGTCNATEWMNAYGAKVVDDAGKPTVDSPEAAKGLKELADHYKNGDIPKQAITYQEEQSRASFQAGKLLFLRNWPYVYNLASTDASSKVKGKFKVAPLPGVDGPGTSTLGGHQAAISAYSKNKATALDFLKFLTSPEEQKTNMEKGSLAPVRADLYDDPALVAKYPYLPVLKESIANAVARPVTPFYPAVTQAIQDNFYAAIQGQKTPEAAVKDMQAAMQAAGG, from the coding sequence ATGCACAAGCGGCGCACCCTCACGGTGATGGCCGGAGCTGTGGCCGTGGCGCTCGTCGCCTCGGCCTGTGGCGGCGATGACGGCGGCAACGATCCTGCGGCCTCCGGGGCGACCGGCCGCGGACCGATCACCTACGTCCAGGGCAAGGACAACAGCGGTCTCCTCGCGCCCCAGGCCGAGCGCTGGAACGCCGCCCACCCGAACGAGAAGGTGACGATCAAGGAGCAGTCCGACCAGGCCGACCAGCAGCACGACGACCTCGTCCAGCACTTCCAGGCCAAGGACCCGAGCTACGACGTCGTCTCCGTCGACGTGGTGTGGGTGGCCGAGTTCGCCGCCAAGGGCTGGCTGACGCCGCTCAAGGACAACTTCAAGCTCGACACCACCGGCTTCATCGAGCCCCCCGTCAAGGCGTCGACCTACAACAAGACCCTCTTCGCCGCCCCGACCTCCTCGGACGGCGCGATGCTCTACTACCGGTCCGACCTGGTGAAGACCCCGCCGAAGACCATCGACGAGATGTGGTCGATGTGCTCCATCGCCAAGCAGAACGGCATGGACTGCTTTGCGGGCCAGTTCGCCAAGTACGAGGGTGGCACGTGTAACGCCACCGAGTGGATGAACGCCTACGGCGCCAAGGTCGTCGACGACGCGGGCAAGCCCACCGTCGACTCGCCCGAGGCCGCCAAGGGCCTGAAGGAGCTCGCCGACCACTACAAGAACGGCGACATCCCCAAGCAGGCCATCACCTACCAGGAGGAGCAGAGCCGCGCGTCGTTCCAGGCCGGCAAGCTGCTGTTCCTGCGCAACTGGCCGTACGTCTACAACCTGGCCAGCACCGACGCCTCGTCGAAGGTCAAGGGCAAGTTCAAGGTCGCCCCGCTCCCCGGCGTCGACGGCCCCGGCACGTCGACCCTCGGTGGACACCAGGCCGCGATCAGCGCCTACTCCAAGAACAAGGCGACGGCGCTGGACTTCCTGAAGTTCCTCACCAGCCCCGAGGAGCAGAAGACCAACATGGAGAAGGGCTCGCTGGCCCCGGTCCGGGCGGACCTCTACGACGACCCCGCACTGGTCGCCAAGTACCCGTACCTGCCGGTGCTCAAGGAGTCGATCGCGAACGCCGTGGCCCGTCCGGTCACCCCGTTCTACCCCGCAGTGACCCAGGCCATCCAGGACAACTTCTACGCGGCCATCCAGGGCCAGAAGACTCCTGAGGCCGCGGTCAAGGACATGCAGGCCGCCATGCAGGCAGCCGGCGGCTAA